The Acanthochromis polyacanthus isolate Apoly-LR-REF ecotype Palm Island chromosome 5, KAUST_Apoly_ChrSc, whole genome shotgun sequence genome includes a window with the following:
- the LOC110968709 gene encoding signaling threshold-regulating transmembrane adapter 1, producing MTPPCNGTQTNWINCVPSYVQWIFFAIAGVLVLSLSWNIFCCVSKCWSGKGTCRLLRRRSRSPTQMEDNPIYGNLNYMQTNVAVFAEVEPAQPSSFRAQQRVSADLQSKNQDCYANLTLKAPRVQSGRSSPQIQYSDVMHLEEPTLGSDKEDDGNTDAISTLSDLYASVQTQRTKTIDTDSGEGYANHL from the exons ACTGGATCAATTGTGTACCATCTTATGTCCAGTGGATCTTCTTTGCTATCGCTGGAGTGCTGGTCCTGTCACTATCTTGGAATATTTTTTGCTGTGTATCAAAATGTTGGTCAG GAAAAGGAACATGTCGACTCTTGAGAAGACGGAG TCGAAGCCCAACACAGATGGAAGATAATCCTATTTATGGCAACTTAAACTACATGCAAACCA ACGTTGCTGTTTTTGCAGAAGTTGAACCTGCTCAACCGTCATCTTTCAGAGCTCAACAGAGAGTCAGCGCAGATTTACAG TCCAAAAATCAGGACTGCTATGCCAACCTTACCCTAAAGGCTCCCAGGGTGCAGTCAGGCCGCAGCTCTCCACAGATCCAGTACTCAGACGTGATGCATTTAGAGGAGCCAACGCTGGGGTCAGACAAGGAAGATGATGGCAACACTGACGCCATTTCCACTTTGTCTGACCTGTATGCTTCTGTGCAAACTCAGCGAACCAAAACCATCGACACTGACAGTGGAGAGGGCTACGCCAACCATCTCTGA